Sequence from the Paenibacillus tundrae genome:
AGTAAATCTCGCTCAGTGAAAGGAGATTGCACATGGAATTACAGTGGATCATTGTACAGCCAGGTGACACGTTGGCTCGTATTGCGTCGGCGCATCACATGACGAGCGAACTGCTCGCCGCGCTAAATCCAGAAGCAGCATCCCAACCTTATTTGCTGGCAGGACAGATGTTGCGGATCTTACCTGGAACAGGGCGGAGATATGCTGTTCAGCCAGGTGAGCATGTCGGTACAATAGCTGCTCGTTTTGGTCTGGGCGAAGATGAATTACGGAAAGGCAATCCTGAAATCACCAACGTGAGCGATTGGTGTGGTCGGTGCATTCATATTCCTGAATCCGGTGGAAAAGCTATAGTCAGGTTAAATGGAGAGTATGGCTTCCGTGAATTACATCGGGATATTGCATTACTGAGCAGTCATTTTCCCTTTGTGGAGACAGGTTCAATCGGCACAAGTGTGATGGGCAAACCTTTGCACTATTTACGGATTGGTGAAGGTTCGAGACATATCCATGTCAATGCTTCCGTCCATGCTAATGAATGGCTAACCACAGCCGTTGTGATGCGGTTTATTGAAGAGTATGCTAGAGCCTTTAGTTGCCAAGAACCGTGGTATCGGTTTGATCCTCAGCGCTGGATGAAGGAAACAACACTGTGGGTGGTTCCGATGGTTAATCCGGATGGAGTCGAGTTGGTACAAGAGGGTATTGTTAATCAGCATCCACATGCTGAACAACTGCTGGCTTGGAATACAGGGCGGGCTCACTTTACTCATTGGAAAGCAAACATAAGGGGAGTGGATCTGAATGATCAATTTCCAGCTCACTGGGAGGAAGAGGCG
This genomic interval carries:
- a CDS encoding M14 family metallopeptidase; this encodes MELQWIIVQPGDTLARIASAHHMTSELLAALNPEAASQPYLLAGQMLRILPGTGRRYAVQPGEHVGTIAARFGLGEDELRKGNPEITNVSDWCGRCIHIPESGGKAIVRLNGEYGFRELHRDIALLSSHFPFVETGSIGTSVMGKPLHYLRIGEGSRHIHVNASVHANEWLTTAVVMRFIEEYARAFSCQEPWYRFDPQRWMKETTLWVVPMVNPDGVELVQEGIVNQHPHAEQLLAWNTGRAHFTHWKANIRGVDLNDQFPAHWEEEAARRGMASPGPRDYAGTAPLSEPEALALAEWTRQHEFDVVVTLHSQGQEIYWNYRDLEPRESAPLSRRLAKVSGYKAVKLGGSDAGYKDWFIQEYRKPGFTVEVGLGINPLPIDQFDDICVEVGMLLAELLSYESSD